Proteins co-encoded in one Salarias fasciatus chromosome 4, fSalaFa1.1, whole genome shotgun sequence genomic window:
- the mapk8ip3 gene encoding C-Jun-amino-terminal kinase-interacting protein 3 isoform X10, whose translation MMELQIDEVVYQDDYGSGSVMSERVSGLANSIYREFERLIRSYDEEVVKELMPLVVNVLENLDAVLTENQEHEVELELLKEDNEQLITQYEREKALRKQAEEKFIEFEDALEAEKKDLQVQVEFLELQSKQLELKSKNYSDQITRLEERESDMKREYNALHQRHTEMIQTYVEHIERSKMQQAGSQSEGPGCGRTKAERPPSLSLYPSGEGMEDGSESDSVAATPSSTGSKSNTPTSSVPSATVTPINEGFLSHANFDAVRSGNRRKGDKRLSRNMEVQVSQETRNVSIGMGSSDEWSEFQEIIDSTPELDMCVDPRMYGGGSSPSQGIVNEAFGINTDSLYHEIKDAKSDIIGDVDAGAELLGEFSVRDDFFGMGKEVENLLTENKQLLETKNALNIVKNDLIAKVDELSGEQAVLREELEALRQSKNKVDARVKELEEELKRLRAEALGASRDSKDEGGDDFSSPMQDGDMTMTQRRRFTRVEMARVLMERNQYKERLMELQEAVRWTEMIRASRESPPIQEKKKSTIWQFFARLFSSSSSPPPVKRPYYSVNIHYKSPSPAGFSQRRSHTMCQISTSNRTLEFFPEELASNGVASLLSDSALLARREQRREQYRQVREHMRRDDGIMQACGWSVPSRFKQTGGQTDSAQDSPLKRQQTANEKDDNRMKNVPVPVYCRPLVEKDPNRKLWCAAGVDLTGWRAGSQDSAPAKALPSGSDPLQAEEDGGDKKSSHTSPEKRKSKELQETDTMNSRVWILTSTHSASKVVIIDANQPGSLVDQFNVCNAHVLCISSVPAASESDYPAGEIVLDPGDGGAGGGEDAGSVEGMLAGITLVGCATNCSVARSNCSSRTDTPIMDKGQAPTAPPMNGKIHPAQSAEEATEATEVPESTASQTEIRSGPPGPFTEHVFTDPPPRPADASDRSTGHSKEEASQPTESEDGGEEAKNYTSVAPTMWLGAQNGWLYVHSAVGNWKKCLHSIKLKDSVLSLVHVKGRVLVALADGTLAIFHRSEDGQWDLSNYHLMDLGRPHHSIRCMAVVHDKVWCGYKNKIHVIQPKSMQIEKSFDAHPRRESQVRQLAWLGDGVWVSIRLDSTLRLYHAHTHQHLQDVDIEPYVSKMLGTGKLGFSFVRITALLIGGNRLWVGTGNGVIISIPLTETVVLHRGQLLGLRANKVSPTSSGGVIHVYSDDSSEKSSGSFMPFCSMAQAQLCFHGHRDAVKFFVSVPGNVLATLNGSVLDSPSEGQGSAAPTETEAQSVHNVLVLSGGEGYIDFRIGDGEDDETEEGESAGASQMKPALSKAERSHIIVWQVSYVPE comes from the exons ATGATGGAGCTGCAGATCGACGAGGTGGTGTACCAGGACGACTACGGCTCCGGCTCCGTCATGTCGGAGCGCGTGTCGGGCCTGGCCAACAGCATCTACCGGGAGTTCGAGCGGCTCATACGCAGCTACGACGAGGAGGTGGTGAAGGAGCTGATGCCGCTGGTGGTGAACgtcctggagaacctggacgCGGTGCTGACGGAGAACCAGGAGCacgaggtggagctggagctgctgaaggaggacAACGAGCAGCTCATCACCCAGTACGAGCGCGAGAAGGCGCTGCGCAAGCAGGCGGAGGAG AAATTCATCGAGTTCGAGGATGCGCTGGAGGCTGAGAAGAAGGACCTGCAGGTGCAGGTGGAGtttctggagctgcagagcaaacAGCTGGAGCTCAAGTCCAAGAACTACTCAGACCAGA TCACTCGTCTGGAGGAGCGAGAATCAGACATGAAGAGAGAGTACAACGCCCTGCACCAGCGCCACACGGAG ATGATCCAAACGTACGTGGAGCACATAGAGCGGTCCAAAATGCAGCAGGCGGGAAGTCAATCAGAAGGCCCCGGCTGCGGACGAAC CAAAGCGGAGCGGCCGCCGTCGTTGAGCCTGTACCCCAGCGGCGAGGGCATG GAGGACGGATCAGAGTCCGACTCCGTGGCAGCGACGCCAAGCAGCACAGGCAGCAAGTCCAACACGCCCAcctcctccgtcccctccgCCACCGTCACCCCCATCAACGAGGGCTTCCTCTCGCACGCCAACTTCGACGCCGTGCGCTCCGGGAACCGGAGGAAAGGCGACAAGCGTCTCAGCCGGAACATGGAGGTCCAGGTTTCCCAGGAAACCAGGAACGTCAGCATCG GAATGGGGAGCAGCGACGAGTGGTCTGAGTTTCAGGAGATCATTGATTCCACCCCGGAGCTGGACATGTGTGTGGACCCCCGTATGTACGGCGGAGGAAGCAG CCCCTCTCAGGGCATCGTGAACGAGGCCTTTGGCATCAACACGGATTCTCTGTACCACGAGATCAAAGACGCCAAGTCAGACATCATCGGAGATGTGGATGCAGGAGCTGAGCTGCTAG GCGAGTTCTCAG TCCGTGATGATTTCTTCG GGATGGGAAAAGAGGTGGAGAACCTGCTGACAGAGAACAAACAACTCCTGGAGACCAA AAACGCGCTCAACATCGTGAAAAATGACCTTATAGCCAAAGTGGACGAGCTGTCGGGGGAGCAGGCGGtgctgagggaggagctggaggcgcTCCGGCAGTCCAAGAACAAGGTGGATGCCAGAGTCAAAGAACTGGAGGAAGAACTGAAGAG GTTGAGAGCTGAGGCTCTTGGGGCGTCTCGGGACTCCAaggatgaaggaggagacgAC TTCTCATCTCCGATGCAAGACGGCGACATGACGATGACCCAGCGGCGGCGGTTCACCCGGGTGGAGATGGCCCGGGTGCTGATGGAGAGGAACCAGTACAAGGAGCggctgatggagctgcaggaggccgtGCGGTGGACAGAGATGATCAG gGCGTCCCGGGAAAGTCCTCCGattcaggagaagaagaaatccaccATCTGGCAGTT CTTCGCTCGTCTCTTCAGCTCGTCGTCCAGCCCGCCGCCCGTCAAGCGGCCGTACTACAGCGTCAACATCCACTACAAGTCTCCCTCGCCGGCCGGCTTCTCCCAGCGCCGCAGCCACACCATGTGCCAGATCTCCACCTCCAACCGGACGCTGGAGTTCTTCCCCGAAGA ACTGGCCAGTAACGGTGTTGCGTCTCTCCTCAGTGACTCGGCACTGTTGGCCCGCCGAGAGCAGCGGCGCGAACAGTACCGGCAGGTCCGGGAGCACATGCGCCGCGACGACGGCATCATGCAGGCCTGCGGCTGGAGCGTGCCGTCCCGCTTCAAGCAG ACTGGTGGTCAGACGGACAGCGCTCAGGACAGCCCACTGAAGAGACAACAG ACCGCCAATGAGAAAGATGATAACCGCATGAAGAATGTTCCCGTCCCAGTTTActgtcgccccctggtggagaaAGACCCCAACAGGAAG CTGTGGTGTGCAGCAGGGGTGGATCTGACGGGCTGGAGGGCTGGCAGCCAGGACTCGGCACCAGCTAAAGCCTTGCCGAGCGGCAGCGACCCACTGCAGGCCGAGGAGGACGGAGGCGACAAGAAGAGCAGCCACACGTCCCCCGAGAAGAGGAAG TCGAAGGAGCTCCAGGAGACGGACACCATGAACAGCCGCGTGTGGATCCTCACCAGCACCCACTCCGCCAGCAAGGTGGTCATCATCGACGCCAACCAGCCGGGATCGCTGGTCGACCAGTTCAACGTCTGCAACGCTCACGTGCTGTGCATCTCCAGCGTACCAG CCGCCAGCGAGAGCGATTACCCGGCAGGAGAGATCGTGTTGGACCCAGGTGACGGTGGAGCGGGCGGCGGTGAGGACGCCGGCTCGGTGGAGGGCATGCTGGCGGGCATCACGCTGGTCGGCTGTGCCACCAACTGCAGCGTCGCCCGCAGCAACTGCTCCTCGCGCACCGACACGCCCATCATGGACAAAGGCCAAG ctcccacagctccacccatgAACGGGAAGATTCACCCCGCCCAGTCCGCAGAGGAGGCCACCGAGGCCACCGAGGTCCCCGAGTCCACGGCCAGCCAGACGGAGATCCGGTCCGGACCGCCGGGGCCGTTTACCGAGCACGTCTTCACCGATCCCCCGCCTCGCCCTGCAGATGCCTCCGACCGGAGCACGGGCCACTCCAAGGAGGAAGCGTCTCAGCCCACAGAGTCAGAGGACGGCGGCGAAGAGGCCAAAAACTACACCAGCGTGGCCCCCACCATGTGGCTCGGGGCCCAGAACGGCTG GCTGTACGTCCACTCAGCTGTTGGAAACTGGAAGAAGTGCCTCCACTCCATCAAACTGAAAGACTCGGTGCTCAGTCTGGT gcATGTCAAAGGTCGTGTGCTGGTTGCACTGGCCGATGGGACCCTCGCCATTTTCCACAGATCGGAGG ATGGCCAGTGGGATTTGTCCAACTACCACCTCATGGACCTCGGCCGGCCTCATCACTCCATCCGCTGCATGGCTGTGGTTCACGACAAGGTGTGGTGCGGCTACAAGAACAAGATCCACGTCATCCAGCCCAAAAGCATGCAGATCGAG AAGTCCTTCGACGCTCACCCCCGCCGGGAGAGCCAGGTGCGGCAGCTGGCGTGGCTCGGCGACGGCGTGTGGGTGTCGATCCGGCTGGACTCCACCCTGCGCCTCTAccacgcccacacacaccagcacctGCAGGACGTGGACATCGAGCCGTACGTCAGCAAGATGCTGG GTACCGGCAAGCTGGGCTTCTCCTTCGTGCGGATCACGGCGCTGCTGATCGGCGGGAATCGCCTCTGGGTGGGAACCGGAAACGGTGTGATTATCTCCATCCCCCTGACAGAGA CGGTGGTCCTTCACCGGGGACAGCTCCTGGGTCTGAGGG CCAATAAGGTGTCTCCTACCTCCTCGGGCGGGGTGATCCACGTGTACAGCGACGACAGCTCGGAGAAGAGCAGCGGCAGCTTCATGCCCTTCTGCTCCATGGCGCAGGCTCAGCTGTGTTTCCACGGCCATCGCGACGCCGTCAAGTTTTTCGTCTCTGTACCAG GCAATGTCCTGGCCACCCTGAACGGCAGCGTGCTGGACAGTCCCTCAGAGGGTCAGGGCTCGGCGGCGCCCACGGAGACGGAGGCGCAGAGCGTCCATAACGTGTTGGTGCTGAGTGGGGGAGAGGGATACATCGACTTCCGCATAG GCGACGGTGAGGATGACGAGACGGAGGAAGGAGAGAGCGCCGGGGCCTCCCAGATGAAACCCGCTCTGAGTAAAGCCGAGCGGAGCCACATCATCGTCTGGCAGGTGTCCTACGTCCCCGAGTGA
- the mapk8ip3 gene encoding C-Jun-amino-terminal kinase-interacting protein 3 isoform X8 yields the protein MMELQIDEVVYQDDYGSGSVMSERVSGLANSIYREFERLIRSYDEEVVKELMPLVVNVLENLDAVLTENQEHEVELELLKEDNEQLITQYEREKALRKQAEEKFIEFEDALEAEKKDLQVQVEFLELQSKQLELKSKNYSDQITRLEERESDMKREYNALHQRHTEMIQTYVEHIERSKMQQAGSQSEGPGCGRTQRHSWRKSKAERPPSLSLYPSGEGMVRGGLGGARMMPGKDIWQEDGSESDSVAATPSSTGSKSNTPTSSVPSATVTPINEGFLSHANFDAVRSGNRRKGDKRLSRNMEVQVSQETRNVSIGMGSSDEWSEFQEIIDSTPELDMCVDPRMYGGGSSPSQGIVNEAFGINTDSLYHEIKDAKSDIIGDVDAGAELLGEFSGMGKEVENLLTENKQLLETKNALNIVKNDLIAKVDELSGEQAVLREELEALRQSKNKVDARVKELEEELKRLRAEALGASRDSKDEGGDDFSSPMQDGDMTMTQRRRFTRVEMARVLMERNQYKERLMELQEAVRWTEMIRASRESPPIQEKKKSTIWQFFARLFSSSSSPPPVKRPYYSVNIHYKSPSPAGFSQRRSHTMCQISTSNRTLEFFPEDDSALLARREQRREQYRQVREHMRRDDGIMQACGWSVPSRFKQTGGQTDSAQDSPLKRQQTANEKDDNRMKNVPVPVYCRPLVEKDPNRKLWCAAGVDLTGWRAGSQDSAPAKALPSGSDPLQAEEDGGDKKSSHTSPEKRKSKELQETDTMNSRVWILTSTHSASKVVIIDANQPGSLVDQFNVCNAHVLCISSVPAASESDYPAGEIVLDPGDGGAGGGEDAGSVEGMLAGITLVGCATNCSVARSNCSSRTDTPIMDKGQAPTAPPMNGKIHPAQSAEEATEATEVPESTASQTEIRSGPPGPFTEHVFTDPPPRPADASDRSTGHSKEEASQPTESEDGGEEAKNYTSVAPTMWLGAQNGWLYVHSAVGNWKKCLHSIKLKDSVLSLVHVKGRVLVALADGTLAIFHRSEDGQWDLSNYHLMDLGRPHHSIRCMAVVHDKVWCGYKNKIHVIQPKSMQIEKSFDAHPRRESQVRQLAWLGDGVWVSIRLDSTLRLYHAHTHQHLQDVDIEPYVSKMLGTGKLGFSFVRITALLIGGNRLWVGTGNGVIISIPLTETVVLHRGQLLGLRANKVSPTSSGGVIHVYSDDSSEKSSGSFMPFCSMAQAQLCFHGHRDAVKFFVSVPGNVLATLNGSVLDSPSEGQGSAAPTETEAQSVHNVLVLSGGEGYIDFRIGDGEDDETEEGESAGASQMKPALSKAERSHIIVWQVSYVPE from the exons ATGATGGAGCTGCAGATCGACGAGGTGGTGTACCAGGACGACTACGGCTCCGGCTCCGTCATGTCGGAGCGCGTGTCGGGCCTGGCCAACAGCATCTACCGGGAGTTCGAGCGGCTCATACGCAGCTACGACGAGGAGGTGGTGAAGGAGCTGATGCCGCTGGTGGTGAACgtcctggagaacctggacgCGGTGCTGACGGAGAACCAGGAGCacgaggtggagctggagctgctgaaggaggacAACGAGCAGCTCATCACCCAGTACGAGCGCGAGAAGGCGCTGCGCAAGCAGGCGGAGGAG AAATTCATCGAGTTCGAGGATGCGCTGGAGGCTGAGAAGAAGGACCTGCAGGTGCAGGTGGAGtttctggagctgcagagcaaacAGCTGGAGCTCAAGTCCAAGAACTACTCAGACCAGA TCACTCGTCTGGAGGAGCGAGAATCAGACATGAAGAGAGAGTACAACGCCCTGCACCAGCGCCACACGGAG ATGATCCAAACGTACGTGGAGCACATAGAGCGGTCCAAAATGCAGCAGGCGGGAAGTCAATCAGAAGGCCCCGGCTGCGGACGAAC TCAACGCCACTCATGGAGGAAAAG CAAAGCGGAGCGGCCGCCGTCGTTGAGCCTGTACCCCAGCGGCGAGGGCATGGTACGTGGGGGTCTCGGGGGGGCTAGGATGATGCCCGGGAAAGACATCTGGCAG GAGGACGGATCAGAGTCCGACTCCGTGGCAGCGACGCCAAGCAGCACAGGCAGCAAGTCCAACACGCCCAcctcctccgtcccctccgCCACCGTCACCCCCATCAACGAGGGCTTCCTCTCGCACGCCAACTTCGACGCCGTGCGCTCCGGGAACCGGAGGAAAGGCGACAAGCGTCTCAGCCGGAACATGGAGGTCCAGGTTTCCCAGGAAACCAGGAACGTCAGCATCG GAATGGGGAGCAGCGACGAGTGGTCTGAGTTTCAGGAGATCATTGATTCCACCCCGGAGCTGGACATGTGTGTGGACCCCCGTATGTACGGCGGAGGAAGCAG CCCCTCTCAGGGCATCGTGAACGAGGCCTTTGGCATCAACACGGATTCTCTGTACCACGAGATCAAAGACGCCAAGTCAGACATCATCGGAGATGTGGATGCAGGAGCTGAGCTGCTAG GCGAGTTCTCAG GGATGGGAAAAGAGGTGGAGAACCTGCTGACAGAGAACAAACAACTCCTGGAGACCAA AAACGCGCTCAACATCGTGAAAAATGACCTTATAGCCAAAGTGGACGAGCTGTCGGGGGAGCAGGCGGtgctgagggaggagctggaggcgcTCCGGCAGTCCAAGAACAAGGTGGATGCCAGAGTCAAAGAACTGGAGGAAGAACTGAAGAG GTTGAGAGCTGAGGCTCTTGGGGCGTCTCGGGACTCCAaggatgaaggaggagacgAC TTCTCATCTCCGATGCAAGACGGCGACATGACGATGACCCAGCGGCGGCGGTTCACCCGGGTGGAGATGGCCCGGGTGCTGATGGAGAGGAACCAGTACAAGGAGCggctgatggagctgcaggaggccgtGCGGTGGACAGAGATGATCAG gGCGTCCCGGGAAAGTCCTCCGattcaggagaagaagaaatccaccATCTGGCAGTT CTTCGCTCGTCTCTTCAGCTCGTCGTCCAGCCCGCCGCCCGTCAAGCGGCCGTACTACAGCGTCAACATCCACTACAAGTCTCCCTCGCCGGCCGGCTTCTCCCAGCGCCGCAGCCACACCATGTGCCAGATCTCCACCTCCAACCGGACGCTGGAGTTCTTCCCCGAAGA TGACTCGGCACTGTTGGCCCGCCGAGAGCAGCGGCGCGAACAGTACCGGCAGGTCCGGGAGCACATGCGCCGCGACGACGGCATCATGCAGGCCTGCGGCTGGAGCGTGCCGTCCCGCTTCAAGCAG ACTGGTGGTCAGACGGACAGCGCTCAGGACAGCCCACTGAAGAGACAACAG ACCGCCAATGAGAAAGATGATAACCGCATGAAGAATGTTCCCGTCCCAGTTTActgtcgccccctggtggagaaAGACCCCAACAGGAAG CTGTGGTGTGCAGCAGGGGTGGATCTGACGGGCTGGAGGGCTGGCAGCCAGGACTCGGCACCAGCTAAAGCCTTGCCGAGCGGCAGCGACCCACTGCAGGCCGAGGAGGACGGAGGCGACAAGAAGAGCAGCCACACGTCCCCCGAGAAGAGGAAG TCGAAGGAGCTCCAGGAGACGGACACCATGAACAGCCGCGTGTGGATCCTCACCAGCACCCACTCCGCCAGCAAGGTGGTCATCATCGACGCCAACCAGCCGGGATCGCTGGTCGACCAGTTCAACGTCTGCAACGCTCACGTGCTGTGCATCTCCAGCGTACCAG CCGCCAGCGAGAGCGATTACCCGGCAGGAGAGATCGTGTTGGACCCAGGTGACGGTGGAGCGGGCGGCGGTGAGGACGCCGGCTCGGTGGAGGGCATGCTGGCGGGCATCACGCTGGTCGGCTGTGCCACCAACTGCAGCGTCGCCCGCAGCAACTGCTCCTCGCGCACCGACACGCCCATCATGGACAAAGGCCAAG ctcccacagctccacccatgAACGGGAAGATTCACCCCGCCCAGTCCGCAGAGGAGGCCACCGAGGCCACCGAGGTCCCCGAGTCCACGGCCAGCCAGACGGAGATCCGGTCCGGACCGCCGGGGCCGTTTACCGAGCACGTCTTCACCGATCCCCCGCCTCGCCCTGCAGATGCCTCCGACCGGAGCACGGGCCACTCCAAGGAGGAAGCGTCTCAGCCCACAGAGTCAGAGGACGGCGGCGAAGAGGCCAAAAACTACACCAGCGTGGCCCCCACCATGTGGCTCGGGGCCCAGAACGGCTG GCTGTACGTCCACTCAGCTGTTGGAAACTGGAAGAAGTGCCTCCACTCCATCAAACTGAAAGACTCGGTGCTCAGTCTGGT gcATGTCAAAGGTCGTGTGCTGGTTGCACTGGCCGATGGGACCCTCGCCATTTTCCACAGATCGGAGG ATGGCCAGTGGGATTTGTCCAACTACCACCTCATGGACCTCGGCCGGCCTCATCACTCCATCCGCTGCATGGCTGTGGTTCACGACAAGGTGTGGTGCGGCTACAAGAACAAGATCCACGTCATCCAGCCCAAAAGCATGCAGATCGAG AAGTCCTTCGACGCTCACCCCCGCCGGGAGAGCCAGGTGCGGCAGCTGGCGTGGCTCGGCGACGGCGTGTGGGTGTCGATCCGGCTGGACTCCACCCTGCGCCTCTAccacgcccacacacaccagcacctGCAGGACGTGGACATCGAGCCGTACGTCAGCAAGATGCTGG GTACCGGCAAGCTGGGCTTCTCCTTCGTGCGGATCACGGCGCTGCTGATCGGCGGGAATCGCCTCTGGGTGGGAACCGGAAACGGTGTGATTATCTCCATCCCCCTGACAGAGA CGGTGGTCCTTCACCGGGGACAGCTCCTGGGTCTGAGGG CCAATAAGGTGTCTCCTACCTCCTCGGGCGGGGTGATCCACGTGTACAGCGACGACAGCTCGGAGAAGAGCAGCGGCAGCTTCATGCCCTTCTGCTCCATGGCGCAGGCTCAGCTGTGTTTCCACGGCCATCGCGACGCCGTCAAGTTTTTCGTCTCTGTACCAG GCAATGTCCTGGCCACCCTGAACGGCAGCGTGCTGGACAGTCCCTCAGAGGGTCAGGGCTCGGCGGCGCCCACGGAGACGGAGGCGCAGAGCGTCCATAACGTGTTGGTGCTGAGTGGGGGAGAGGGATACATCGACTTCCGCATAG GCGACGGTGAGGATGACGAGACGGAGGAAGGAGAGAGCGCCGGGGCCTCCCAGATGAAACCCGCTCTGAGTAAAGCCGAGCGGAGCCACATCATCGTCTGGCAGGTGTCCTACGTCCCCGAGTGA